One Mycolicibacterium pulveris genomic region harbors:
- a CDS encoding DUF4262 domain-containing protein has translation MCWRCDNPHSPIEDYLDELRAIIRDHGWAVQCVEDEKRPFAYTVGLHGPGAPELLISGVSPQGASHVLNSVARGMIGEGTIVAPAMRIDCRDGPLIEVVEVEHPDVHLKFAIRLFGPRVRALQLVWADERGRWPWDPSWRHGRRRQPVLGLRGR, from the coding sequence ATGTGCTGGCGATGCGACAACCCCCACAGCCCCATCGAGGACTATCTGGACGAGCTCAGGGCCATCATCAGAGACCACGGCTGGGCGGTCCAGTGTGTCGAAGACGAGAAACGGCCTTTCGCGTACACGGTCGGCCTGCACGGCCCGGGTGCGCCGGAACTGTTGATCAGCGGCGTGTCACCTCAAGGCGCGAGCCACGTGTTGAACTCCGTGGCGCGCGGGATGATTGGTGAGGGCACCATAGTGGCCCCGGCGATGCGGATCGACTGCCGGGACGGTCCTCTCATCGAAGTCGTCGAGGTCGAGCACCCCGATGTGCACCTGAAGTTCGCGATCAGACTGTTCGGCCCGCGGGTTCGCGCCCTGCAACTGGTGTGGGCCGATGAGCGCGGGCGCTGGCCGTGGGACCCCAGTTGGCGGCACGGTCGTCGCCGCCAACCGGTTCTCGGGCTTCGAGGCCGATGA
- a CDS encoding TenA family protein: MTLAEQLWSENADVVAEVLDNPFVRGIGDGSLDRKLFAGYVAQDAYFLESFARAYALALARSPDTATLLTFADLLAGVREELRLHESYASSWGIDMANVEPAPATLAYTEFLLATAATGSVGVVCAAMTPCMRLYAHVGTALDADTAGPYRQWVETYADPGFDEVAALLEKLLDQHVDDLTAARMAYRRAMRLELAFFDAALKPGP, encoded by the coding sequence ATGACGCTGGCGGAGCAACTGTGGTCAGAGAACGCTGACGTGGTGGCCGAGGTGCTGGACAACCCGTTCGTGCGCGGCATCGGAGACGGCTCACTGGACCGAAAACTGTTCGCCGGCTACGTCGCTCAGGACGCGTACTTCCTCGAATCGTTCGCCCGTGCCTACGCGTTGGCGCTGGCACGCAGCCCCGACACGGCGACGCTGCTGACCTTCGCCGACCTTCTCGCCGGGGTCCGTGAGGAACTGCGGTTGCACGAGTCGTACGCGTCGTCGTGGGGCATCGACATGGCCAACGTCGAGCCCGCCCCGGCGACCTTGGCCTACACCGAGTTCCTCTTGGCCACCGCCGCGACCGGCAGTGTGGGGGTGGTGTGCGCCGCGATGACGCCGTGTATGCGGCTCTACGCCCACGTCGGCACCGCGCTGGACGCCGACACCGCCGGGCCGTACCGCCAATGGGTGGAAACCTACGCCGACCCTGGCTTCGACGAAGTGGCCGCGCTGCTGGAAAAGCTGCTCGACCAACACGTCGACGACCTCACGGCCGCGCGGATGGCCTACCGCCGGGCAATGCGGCTGGAGCTGGCGTTCTTCGATGCGGCCCTCAAGCCGGGCCCGTGA
- a CDS encoding oxygenase MpaB family protein produces MTVTGERPEILLEDVEFNRRAHPDKPLRPIPPGRDHFAAQWRQMREFMFGQWIDIDKEVEPNALTRLRDDYFWQGDEYIIGVVDAFERLGYEKGRALYEQALTQGIDSLDDPPREFVEFFEHLDQLPSQFDLEAAERGRMLAMSATKTATMIIQGWAFYETAMTGDISASTGATGRFADDGPRRFIETARVFAEFTLPDIFDRHSEAFQDVIRVRLMHGLASRGLRRKWGDDVYLKFGEPIPVTSLLGFGSGMLLGRLVDHAFGRKLTHQELEDLAEYSSYSGRLWGAPERLYSPTGLELIKSLNYVLARGGNPSPWRAELVDAIAGPAHLTTLTDALPGVVKKLVARHANQLTATLALVPAGAVFGYQQIEAMVAGSFFEPLGYNYERRIRIFKEIAKLNVRIAMVADKLPWSNPIREQRKKTGAAARERIAMLDKIAKNRQIPLTYTSHDRSTKGEGFTG; encoded by the coding sequence ATGACTGTCACCGGTGAGCGTCCAGAAATCCTCCTGGAGGATGTCGAGTTCAACCGCCGCGCTCATCCCGACAAGCCGCTGCGCCCCATCCCGCCGGGTCGCGACCATTTCGCCGCCCAGTGGCGGCAGATGCGCGAGTTCATGTTCGGCCAGTGGATCGACATCGACAAAGAGGTCGAACCCAACGCCCTCACCCGGCTGCGCGACGACTACTTCTGGCAGGGCGACGAGTACATCATCGGCGTGGTCGACGCATTCGAGCGCCTCGGCTACGAGAAGGGCCGCGCACTCTACGAACAGGCGCTGACCCAGGGCATCGACTCTCTCGACGATCCGCCCCGTGAGTTCGTCGAGTTCTTCGAACACCTCGATCAGCTACCGAGCCAGTTCGATCTCGAGGCCGCTGAACGCGGCCGCATGCTGGCGATGTCGGCCACCAAGACCGCCACCATGATCATCCAGGGGTGGGCGTTCTACGAGACCGCGATGACCGGAGATATCTCCGCATCCACCGGTGCCACCGGTCGCTTCGCCGACGACGGCCCGCGTCGCTTCATCGAGACCGCACGGGTCTTCGCGGAGTTCACGCTGCCCGACATCTTCGACCGGCATTCGGAAGCCTTCCAGGATGTGATTCGGGTGCGGTTGATGCACGGGCTGGCCAGCCGCGGCTTGCGCCGCAAATGGGGCGACGACGTCTATCTCAAGTTCGGCGAGCCCATCCCGGTCACGTCGCTGCTCGGGTTCGGCAGCGGGATGCTGCTCGGCCGGCTCGTCGACCACGCGTTCGGACGCAAGCTGACCCACCAGGAACTCGAGGACCTCGCCGAGTACTCGTCGTACTCGGGACGGCTGTGGGGCGCGCCCGAGCGGCTCTACTCCCCGACCGGCCTGGAGCTGATCAAGTCGTTGAACTACGTCCTGGCCAGGGGCGGTAACCCGTCGCCGTGGCGCGCCGAACTCGTCGACGCCATCGCCGGTCCCGCGCACCTGACGACCCTGACCGACGCCCTTCCCGGCGTCGTCAAGAAGTTGGTGGCCCGGCACGCCAACCAGCTCACCGCAACCCTCGCGCTCGTCCCGGCGGGCGCGGTGTTCGGATACCAGCAGATCGAGGCGATGGTCGCCGGTAGCTTCTTCGAGCCGCTGGGCTACAACTACGAGCGCCGAATCCGGATCTTCAAGGAGATTGCCAAGCTCAACGTCCGCATCGCGATGGTGGCCGACAAGCTGCCGTGGTCCAACCCGATCCGCGAGCAGAGAAAGAAGACCGGCGCGGCCGCGCGCGAGCGGATCGCGATGCTGGACAAGATCGCCAAGAATCGCCAGATTCCATTGACCTACACCAGCCACGACCGCTCGACAAAAGGTGAGGGGTTCACCGGCTAG